From a region of the Kosakonia radicincitans DSM 16656 genome:
- a CDS encoding lambda-exonuclease family protein: protein MSDIYEVVDVVQGSKEWLEWRKTGVTATCSPILLEEAGATKTPYELYLQYAGLIKAEDLSVIKQVDAGKKLEALARSYCEKEIGQIALPFCVRNKKYPYMIASLDGQFDDGSILEIKNLCESKHLSILQLETKSPEFRYYYWQVQHQLLTTGAPQAYLVFWSATDQTKVFKIMPSKKAFYRVQVACEYFWNKVQTKTALPFDKEKDILLISDPEIMSQTQGFKLPDDLEARVVDIARQVGTLQQMEKELALKKKQFEEYQNAVNLLIQGLGASIGFSYNELVRIDGFGFRFLQSRVPEKPSYKRICDKLSIDPKHHPECYGQSSVRNSLSTYEYKSTLTDTVYIPLDDTSVLVSPGAEETDSAQQYVVF, encoded by the coding sequence ATGTCTGACATTTATGAAGTCGTTGATGTTGTGCAGGGCTCAAAGGAATGGCTCGAATGGCGTAAAACTGGTGTGACAGCAACATGCTCCCCTATTCTGTTAGAGGAGGCTGGTGCAACTAAAACGCCCTACGAACTCTATTTGCAATACGCTGGCCTGATTAAGGCAGAAGACCTTTCTGTCATTAAACAGGTTGATGCTGGTAAAAAGCTTGAAGCACTTGCCAGAAGTTACTGCGAAAAAGAGATTGGACAAATCGCCCTGCCTTTCTGTGTAAGGAACAAAAAGTATCCTTACATGATTGCTTCGCTGGATGGGCAGTTCGACGATGGTTCAATCCTTGAGATAAAGAATCTTTGCGAGAGCAAACATCTTTCTATTCTTCAGCTTGAAACCAAATCGCCAGAATTCCGTTATTACTACTGGCAAGTTCAGCACCAGCTGCTGACAACAGGCGCACCCCAGGCGTATCTTGTGTTTTGGTCGGCCACTGACCAGACCAAGGTCTTTAAAATTATGCCTTCGAAGAAAGCGTTTTATCGAGTCCAGGTTGCCTGCGAATACTTCTGGAATAAGGTTCAGACAAAAACAGCTCTACCGTTTGATAAGGAAAAAGATATTTTGCTTATCTCTGACCCTGAAATCATGTCTCAGACACAAGGCTTTAAGCTTCCAGACGACCTCGAAGCTCGTGTGGTAGACATAGCCAGACAAGTTGGAACATTGCAGCAGATGGAGAAAGAGTTGGCTTTAAAGAAAAAGCAGTTCGAAGAATACCAGAACGCGGTCAATTTATTGATCCAGGGTCTAGGTGCTTCTATTGGCTTTTCCTATAACGAGCTGGTTAGAATCGATGGCTTTGGCTTTCGTTTTCTTCAGTCTCGCGTACCGGAAAAACCGAGCTACAAACGAATCTGCGATAAATTATCTATTGACCCCAAACATCATCCAGAATGTTACGGTCAGTCATCGGTACGAAATTCGTTAAGTACCTATGAATATAAATCAACTCTGACTGATACTGTCTACATTCCTTTGGATGACACTTCCGTACTGGTATCTCCTGGTGCAGAAGAGACAGACTCAGCCCAACAATACGTTGTTTTTTAA
- a CDS encoding AAA family ATPase, with product MTTNFANLSVEIMARSTPVHPSVFGIVVPDHQMDKVKPFQGFDSANPFSAFVPKQNDDYVFEAYLRSSVLMWINYPQNQSLWISGPTGCGKTSVVEQVAARLNWPVMKTTASQDLDINNLIGGLRLQCNELTGDTKTVFVHGPLTLAYKYGLIFLLDEYDQLDPSCANAFNAILEGGNLVIPETNEVIKQHPNFRFVATANSIGQGDFTGVYGGVKTLNVANLDRYMFITADYMPKETETKLITKYIPDTKVAEKFVDVANMIRGLFVGKNITGEIDTSVNTNSAKLPDGVLPDTRLSVTCSTRSLVAWLDRYSMMKAAKMPRALLTAFDYQIGNRASADDKKSLHLIVEAVFGSEALK from the coding sequence ATGACTACTAATTTCGCAAACCTGTCTGTTGAAATCATGGCGCGCTCTACACCTGTCCACCCTTCTGTATTTGGTATTGTTGTTCCAGATCATCAGATGGATAAAGTTAAACCGTTCCAGGGATTTGACTCAGCCAATCCATTTAGTGCATTCGTGCCTAAACAGAATGACGACTATGTTTTTGAAGCGTATTTGCGTTCATCTGTACTGATGTGGATTAACTATCCACAAAATCAGTCTCTGTGGATCTCTGGCCCAACAGGTTGTGGCAAAACCAGTGTTGTCGAACAAGTAGCAGCAAGACTTAACTGGCCTGTCATGAAAACTACAGCTTCACAAGACCTGGATATTAACAATCTCATTGGCGGTCTCCGGCTTCAGTGTAATGAACTGACCGGTGATACCAAGACTGTTTTTGTTCATGGCCCACTGACGCTGGCGTACAAGTATGGACTGATTTTCCTACTCGATGAGTACGATCAATTAGACCCATCCTGTGCCAATGCCTTTAACGCCATCCTCGAAGGAGGGAATTTAGTTATTCCTGAAACCAACGAGGTAATTAAACAGCACCCGAACTTCAGATTTGTTGCAACGGCTAACTCAATTGGTCAGGGCGATTTTACTGGCGTTTATGGCGGTGTGAAAACATTAAATGTGGCCAACCTTGACCGCTATATGTTTATCACTGCTGACTATATGCCAAAAGAAACCGAGACTAAATTGATTACCAAATATATCCCCGACACCAAAGTCGCGGAGAAATTTGTTGACGTTGCGAATATGATTCGCGGTCTTTTTGTAGGCAAGAATATCACCGGTGAAATTGACACTAGTGTCAATACTAACAGTGCAAAACTCCCGGACGGTGTTCTTCCCGACACTCGTTTATCAGTAACGTGTTCAACTCGTTCGCTGGTGGCCTGGCTTGACCGCTACTCAATGATGAAAGCTGCAAAGATGCCACGTGCATTATTAACAGCTTTCGATTATCAGATTGGTAATCGTGCATCAGCAGATGATAAAAAATCTTTGCATCTCATCGTTGAAGCTGTATTCGGTTCTGAAGCACTTAAATAA
- a CDS encoding recombinase RecT, which produces MYSNKSRSSGSFSNNNKGNTDIVVKIDSIARHMLSLEKMFASAGSSSPHISFERECVFAKHIVNNNNYLADIAVNNPKSFETAFLQLASSGLTLDPAQKQAYLVPRDGRVILDVSYIGLSRMATDEGLCEDIVAELVFEKDSFKTNGRRSSPDHEFDPFAYKGGLVLTNTDQGALGDRGMFRGAYVDYLMKDGRHLVFFIDLQDLAQSRAKSESWAKVEKRQYSPWTQFPWKMVLKSAIKQTIHLIPGNRTRLSSMIEYLNTAGGEGFRTATIPVAAAEAEMEVRQEARTAGNTDTTIRTAKSDDKVIEGEFNKLPEEPDSTEQQDIKSNTPTDVYDTAEGNTPPADVNGSADDILPPPGETNGQSNEEMSEHPGVRKWAERRIKKLVSRAEKTLGYETILNDAKSSFDLNESELAFARLSLEKSRRSLLKNHLTNAVGSFDFTQVLNFIEKMGKGEFKTDAAKWVGEVQAESMEIHKLYLEAVNTSDFVRLNAALNNVTFPPLKEMVEGLIEDLLAA; this is translated from the coding sequence ATGTACTCAAATAAATCACGTAGTTCTGGTTCATTCTCAAACAACAATAAAGGGAACACCGATATTGTCGTTAAGATAGACAGCATTGCTCGACATATGTTGTCGCTCGAAAAGATGTTTGCATCCGCAGGTTCCAGTTCACCTCACATCTCATTCGAACGTGAATGCGTTTTTGCAAAACATATTGTCAACAATAATAACTACTTGGCTGACATAGCAGTTAATAATCCAAAGTCCTTCGAAACAGCATTCCTTCAGCTTGCAAGTAGCGGCCTTACTCTTGACCCGGCGCAGAAGCAGGCTTACCTGGTTCCACGCGATGGTCGTGTCATTCTTGACGTGTCCTATATTGGGCTCAGCAGGATGGCCACCGATGAAGGTTTATGCGAAGACATTGTGGCTGAATTAGTTTTTGAAAAGGACTCATTTAAAACCAATGGTCGTCGTTCCAGCCCAGACCACGAATTTGACCCCTTTGCTTATAAAGGGGGACTCGTTCTCACAAACACCGATCAGGGTGCTTTAGGAGATCGAGGCATGTTCAGGGGGGCTTATGTCGACTATTTAATGAAGGATGGACGTCATCTGGTATTTTTCATTGACCTTCAGGATTTAGCTCAATCTCGGGCGAAATCCGAATCTTGGGCAAAAGTGGAGAAACGGCAGTATTCACCGTGGACTCAGTTCCCTTGGAAGATGGTGCTCAAGTCAGCTATTAAGCAGACCATACACTTAATTCCTGGTAACCGTACTCGCCTGAGTTCAATGATTGAATATCTGAACACTGCTGGTGGTGAAGGTTTCCGTACAGCAACAATACCCGTCGCAGCTGCTGAAGCTGAAATGGAGGTTAGACAAGAAGCCAGGACGGCTGGTAATACGGATACTACAATCCGAACTGCAAAGTCTGATGATAAAGTTATTGAAGGTGAGTTTAATAAGCTCCCTGAAGAACCTGATTCAACCGAGCAGCAGGACATCAAGAGCAATACACCAACCGATGTTTACGATACGGCTGAGGGAAATACACCTCCAGCTGACGTAAATGGTTCGGCTGATGATATTCTCCCTCCACCCGGAGAAACCAATGGGCAGTCCAATGAAGAAATGTCTGAGCATCCCGGGGTCAGAAAATGGGCTGAACGCAGAATTAAAAAGTTAGTAAGCCGGGCAGAAAAGACGCTTGGATACGAAACTATTTTAAACGATGCAAAAAGCAGTTTCGATCTGAATGAAAGTGAGCTGGCATTCGCTCGCTTATCTTTAGAAAAATCCCGTCGGTCACTTCTCAAAAATCATTTAACTAACGCAGTAGGTAGCTTCGATTTTACTCAAGTACTTAACTTCATCGAAAAAATGGGTAAGGGTGAGTTTAAAACCGACGCGGCCAAATGGGTCGGTGAAGTCCAAGCCGAATCAATGGAAATACACAAGTTATATCTTGAGGCTGTTAATACATCTGATTTTGTGAGGCTCAATGCCGCTCTCAACAATGTGACATTTCCCCCTCTAAAAGAAATGGTAGAAGGTCTTATTGAAGATCTTCTGGCCGCTTAA
- a CDS encoding single-stranded DNA-binding protein gives MQSRAKGIVAIEPKYVPASNNADSYIYFRLRCDMSISGKSQTEFYSIKAFGKVADFLRDNIQMNTELYIEALARSFRYTKHGIDQMRTEFHVFMARIIQTGQSIDTRANETVKPPSTSTVTSLSPQVAQKLKDDMKWQKMSDEEVRTASEKWRTVYAEQKQLHPGKESVSPDNNKNSVEKIPEASPKLDAKNRAVQTSRPQAATSKHPVNMQAWTNLPADNSTAAVIVARMKLNEKLSSSGQVTLTNAYSSVRG, from the coding sequence ATGCAATCCAGAGCAAAGGGTATTGTTGCGATAGAACCTAAATATGTGCCTGCATCTAACAATGCAGATTCATATATTTATTTCCGTTTGCGCTGTGACATGTCCATTAGCGGCAAGTCTCAGACCGAGTTCTATTCGATAAAAGCATTTGGTAAAGTCGCGGATTTTCTACGCGATAATATTCAAATGAATACCGAACTGTATATCGAAGCATTAGCTCGATCATTCCGTTATACAAAACATGGTATTGACCAAATGAGGACTGAGTTTCATGTTTTCATGGCTCGAATCATTCAGACTGGTCAATCAATAGATACCCGTGCAAATGAAACTGTAAAGCCACCATCTACATCAACCGTCACTTCGCTATCCCCTCAAGTAGCGCAAAAACTTAAGGACGATATGAAGTGGCAGAAAATGTCTGATGAAGAGGTAAGAACTGCTTCTGAAAAATGGAGAACAGTATATGCCGAGCAAAAGCAGCTGCACCCTGGAAAAGAGTCTGTATCACCAGACAACAATAAAAATTCAGTAGAGAAGATACCAGAAGCTTCGCCGAAGCTGGATGCTAAGAATAGAGCCGTGCAGACATCACGTCCGCAAGCCGCAACCTCTAAGCACCCTGTCAACATGCAAGCCTGGACAAATCTGCCAGCCGATAATTCGACAGCAGCCGTTATTGTAGCTCGTATGAAACTTAATGAAAAATTAAGCTCCTCCGGGCAAGTAACTTTAACTAACGCATATTCATCAGTTCGCGGTTGA
- a CDS encoding AcaB family transcriptional regulator, with protein MAKAPVQTVKQAKKSGAQDNRTPNSRVEYSNPEAVVKFTLHTQEGIRVQSRNFNIISQALFNLTNNSRALERLGTKYSGAIERTLKAVNEVIDMPEKELENNIAILNRAVKEEEERSSLNEVGYTHPKEHEVRIRTPQALRVIRIIQNFDKLHQIIDTLWLNNCFNQDEVEEFKSRLHNLIRDLAASLKRHAQASADELNQANGRAAEKELAGSTETEPTQVDQETKVLQDASNEANDDQNEAIKRQA; from the coding sequence ATGGCTAAAGCACCGGTACAAACCGTAAAACAAGCTAAAAAGAGTGGGGCTCAGGATAACCGAACCCCTAACTCTCGTGTCGAATATTCCAATCCTGAAGCTGTCGTGAAATTTACTCTTCACACCCAGGAAGGTATTCGGGTACAGTCCCGTAATTTTAACATTATCTCCCAGGCTCTCTTCAATCTGACCAATAACAGCCGAGCCCTTGAACGGCTTGGCACTAAATACAGTGGTGCGATTGAACGTACACTGAAGGCGGTTAACGAAGTAATCGACATGCCTGAGAAAGAACTGGAAAATAACATTGCTATTCTGAACCGTGCGGTAAAAGAAGAAGAAGAACGCAGCAGCCTCAATGAAGTCGGGTATACCCATCCAAAAGAACATGAGGTTCGCATCAGAACGCCGCAAGCGCTGCGGGTTATCCGCATTATTCAGAACTTTGATAAATTGCACCAGATCATCGATACCCTCTGGTTAAATAACTGTTTTAATCAGGATGAGGTCGAGGAGTTTAAGTCTCGTCTTCATAATCTCATTCGTGATCTGGCAGCATCACTCAAACGTCACGCGCAGGCATCTGCTGATGAGCTTAATCAGGCCAATGGCCGGGCCGCTGAAAAAGAATTGGCTGGAAGCACTGAGACAGAACCTACCCAGGTAGACCAGGAAACAAAGGTGTTGCAGGATGCCAGTAATGAAGCGAATGATGATCAGAATGAGGCCATTAAACGGCAGGCTTAA